A single genomic interval of Caldisalinibacter kiritimatiensis harbors:
- the ribD gene encoding bifunctional diaminohydroxyphosphoribosylaminopyrimidine deaminase/5-amino-6-(5-phosphoribosylamino)uracil reductase RibD, with protein MDIKYMNRAIELAKLGAGYTNPNPLVGAVIVKNNKIIGEGYHKIYGGPHAEVEAIRNSTEDLIGSTMYVTLEPCSHYGKTPPCVNAIVEKGISKVVIGMKDPNPLVAGKGIEILEANGIEVITGVLEEEVKKLNEIFIKYITTKEPFCIMKTAMTIDGKIATKNGDSKWITNEKSREYVHELRHRVSAIMVGIGTVLKDNPLLTTRTNEEKGKDALRVIVDTSCRIPLDARVLNLKSNAKTLIATTEKADKEKIKALKDKGAEILFIPVKKGKVDLKYLVSKLGEMSIDSILLEGGSTLNSSALNEKIVDKVITFIAPKIVGGKEAKTPVDGEGIGFVKDAIILKHIEVSKFDEDVMIESYIRRRD; from the coding sequence ATGGATATTAAATATATGAATAGAGCTATTGAATTGGCAAAGTTAGGAGCTGGATATACAAATCCTAACCCACTAGTGGGTGCAGTAATCGTAAAGAATAATAAAATAATTGGCGAAGGGTATCACAAAATATATGGTGGTCCACACGCTGAAGTAGAAGCGATAAGAAATTCAACAGAAGACTTAATTGGCTCAACTATGTATGTTACTTTAGAACCCTGTTCACATTACGGAAAAACTCCTCCTTGCGTTAATGCTATAGTTGAAAAAGGAATTTCAAAAGTGGTAATAGGTATGAAAGACCCTAATCCATTAGTAGCAGGAAAAGGAATAGAAATTCTTGAGGCAAATGGTATTGAAGTTATTACAGGTGTATTAGAAGAAGAAGTAAAAAAGTTAAATGAAATATTTATAAAATATATTACTACAAAGGAACCATTTTGTATTATGAAAACAGCAATGACAATTGATGGTAAGATTGCTACTAAAAATGGTGATTCAAAATGGATAACAAATGAAAAATCTAGGGAATATGTACATGAGTTAAGGCATAGAGTTTCGGCTATTATGGTGGGTATTGGTACTGTGTTAAAAGATAATCCTTTGCTTACTACTAGAACTAATGAGGAAAAAGGGAAAGATGCCTTAAGAGTAATAGTTGACACAAGCTGTAGAATTCCACTAGATGCAAGAGTTTTAAATTTAAAGTCAAATGCAAAAACCTTAATAGCTACTACTGAAAAAGCAGATAAAGAAAAAATTAAAGCTTTAAAGGATAAAGGGGCAGAAATCTTATTTATACCAGTTAAAAAAGGTAAAGTAGATTTAAAATATCTTGTAAGTAAATTAGGTGAGATGAGTATTGATAGTATTTTATTAGAAGGAGGTAGTACTCTGAATTCTTCAGCATTAAATGAAAAAATAGTAGATAAGGTAATAACATTTATAGCACCCAAAATAGTTGGAGGTAAGGAAGCAAAGACACCTGTGGATGGAGAAGGAATAGGATTTGTAAAAGATGCGATTATACTTAAACATATAGAAGTCTCTAAGTTTGATGAAGATGTTATGATAGAGAGCTATATTAGGAGGAGAGATTAG
- the ribE gene encoding riboflavin synthase encodes MFTGIVEEIGIVKSIINSYNSSTIMIEANKILQDIKLGDSISTNGVCLTVTDYDNKSFTVDVMPETINKSNLKKLKKGSKVNLERALKVGDRLGGHIVTGHIDGVGIIGEFKKDDNAIWVSISTSEDILKYIVYKGSIAIDGISLTVAYVDKKQFKVSIIPHTQHITTLVQKNIGDEVNLECDMIGKYIEKFLNLQKTEDSKQGLDITFLKENGFI; translated from the coding sequence ATGTTTACTGGAATTGTAGAAGAAATAGGAATAGTTAAATCAATTATTAATAGCTATAATTCTTCAACTATTATGATAGAAGCTAATAAAATTTTGCAAGATATTAAATTAGGGGATAGTATTAGCACTAATGGGGTTTGTTTAACAGTTACAGATTATGATAATAAAAGTTTTACAGTTGATGTGATGCCAGAAACTATAAATAAAAGTAACTTAAAAAAATTAAAAAAAGGAAGTAAAGTAAATTTAGAAAGGGCATTAAAAGTAGGGGATAGACTTGGAGGACATATTGTAACTGGTCATATCGATGGGGTTGGAATAATTGGAGAATTTAAAAAAGATGATAATGCCATATGGGTTTCAATTTCAACTTCTGAAGATATTCTTAAATATATAGTTTATAAAGGCTCAATAGCTATAGATGGAATAAGTTTAACAGTTGCATATGTAGATAAAAAGCAATTTAAAGTCTCTATAATACCACATACACAACATATTACGACATTAGTTCAAAAAAATATAGGCGATGAAGTAAATTTAGAATGTGACATGATAGGTAAATACATTGAAAAGTTTTTAAATTTACAAAAAACAGAAGATTCAAAACAAGGATTGGATATAACTTTTCTCAAAGAGAATGGATTTATATAA